A window from Opitutia bacterium ISCC 52 encodes these proteins:
- the hisF gene encoding imidazole glycerol phosphate synthase subunit HisF produces MLSSRIIPCLDVTDGRVVKGVKFKELRDAGDPVDCAKAYEAQGADELVFLDITASSDERNIMHDVVSQTAEQCFMPLTVGGGLRNTDDIRAMLNSGADKISLNTAAIHNPKLVDQASNRFGNQCIVVAIDAKQVPGEQAWEVYTHGGRNNTGLDAIEWAKEVVKLGAGEILLTSMDQDGMLNGYDIELTRRISESVEVPVIASGGAGNLQHMVDVLAEGKASAVLAASIFHFGTYSISECKDYLANNQIPVRQLG; encoded by the coding sequence ATGTTGTCCTCGCGTATCATCCCCTGCCTGGATGTGACCGATGGTCGCGTAGTTAAGGGAGTAAAATTCAAAGAGCTTCGCGACGCTGGTGATCCAGTCGATTGCGCGAAAGCTTACGAAGCTCAGGGAGCTGATGAACTCGTATTTCTTGATATCACCGCTTCTAGCGACGAGCGAAACATCATGCACGATGTGGTCTCTCAGACCGCGGAGCAGTGTTTCATGCCACTCACCGTGGGAGGAGGACTTCGCAATACAGACGATATTCGAGCGATGCTCAATTCTGGAGCCGATAAGATCAGCCTCAACACAGCCGCTATCCATAATCCAAAACTGGTAGACCAGGCCTCCAATCGCTTTGGCAACCAGTGCATTGTCGTAGCCATCGATGCGAAACAAGTCCCGGGAGAACAAGCCTGGGAAGTATATACGCACGGCGGACGAAACAATACAGGCTTAGACGCTATCGAGTGGGCAAAAGAAGTCGTCAAGCTGGGTGCAGGTGAGATACTCCTGACCAGTATGGATCAAGACGGAATGCTCAATGGATATGATATCGAGCTGACGCGCCGCATAAGCGAATCCGTAGAAGTTCCTGTCATCGCTTCTGGAGGCGCCGGAAATCTCCAGCACATGGTAGATGTACTGGCAGAAGGCAAAGCTTCCGCCGTTTTGGCAGCCTCTATTTTCCACTTTGGCACTTACAGCATTAGTGAGTGCAAAGATTACCTGGCCAATAATCAGATTCCAGTTCGTCAATTAGGCTGA
- a CDS encoding GNAT family N-acetyltransferase has product MSALKGLTDTEIVHILTLGVAPYAEERLGKRFRHNAYFIGPNVRNAVAEGRADYTPIFLSEIPRLFRQRRVMIDFALITVSEPDDHGYCSYGVSTDIVKSAAESAKMVIAEVCSEMPRALGDCFIHVDDIDVLVPSDRPVLEAPQGAPDELCSRIGKHIAALIEDGSTLQLGIGKIPDAVLYYLSDYGLKDLGIHTEMFSDGVIPLIEKGIINNRCKTIHPGKIVASFVMGSRKLYDFIDNNPLIEFHPTEYTNDPFVVAQNHKMISINAPIEVDLTGQVCSDSLGDMFYSGIGGQVDFVRGAARSEGGKAIIALPSTARDETISRIVPHLKSGAGVVTSRGDVHYIVTEYGCAYLHGKSMRERAMALIQIAHPKFRPWLFGEAKARNLVYSDQIELPFQLPQYPDSFEQWFETRDGKRLFCRPLKLTDESLVRELFYQLSQDSIHYRFFHLIKSMPHEKLQELLRVDYNQNMAMVVLTDSDESGEMVGIAHYYNDPRSNIAEASFLVRDDWQGQGIGRYLLRALTEFAQFNGIGGFTANVLTKNKRMLHVFHDCGYSVKSKLEEGVYVLTIPFEGSQKEDSDISPVEISD; this is encoded by the coding sequence TTGTCGGCTTTAAAGGGTCTCACGGATACGGAAATCGTACACATTCTCACGCTGGGAGTTGCGCCCTATGCGGAGGAACGGCTGGGAAAACGCTTTCGTCATAATGCCTATTTTATTGGCCCCAATGTGCGAAACGCCGTTGCTGAAGGTCGGGCTGACTATACGCCGATCTTTTTATCTGAGATACCGCGTTTATTTCGGCAGCGTCGTGTGATGATTGACTTCGCACTGATTACGGTAAGTGAGCCGGATGATCACGGATACTGCAGCTATGGTGTTTCAACTGATATCGTAAAGTCTGCCGCGGAGTCGGCGAAGATGGTCATTGCGGAGGTATGTTCCGAAATGCCGCGGGCGTTGGGAGATTGTTTTATTCATGTGGATGACATCGATGTGCTTGTGCCGAGTGACAGACCTGTGCTGGAGGCACCTCAAGGAGCTCCGGATGAACTCTGCAGTCGAATTGGAAAACACATTGCAGCTCTAATAGAGGATGGTTCCACGCTTCAGTTGGGTATCGGAAAGATCCCAGATGCAGTATTATACTATCTTTCTGATTACGGACTGAAAGATCTTGGTATACACACTGAAATGTTTAGTGACGGAGTCATCCCGCTCATTGAAAAGGGGATCATTAATAATAGATGCAAGACCATCCACCCGGGTAAGATTGTGGCTAGCTTCGTCATGGGGTCGCGCAAGTTGTATGACTTTATTGATAACAATCCGCTAATAGAATTTCATCCTACGGAGTACACCAATGATCCGTTCGTAGTGGCGCAAAACCATAAGATGATTTCCATTAATGCGCCCATAGAAGTCGATCTAACGGGGCAGGTTTGCTCCGATTCCTTGGGAGACATGTTCTACAGTGGAATTGGTGGTCAGGTTGATTTCGTAAGAGGAGCGGCTCGTTCTGAAGGCGGGAAAGCCATCATCGCACTCCCGTCCACCGCAAGGGATGAAACGATCTCACGCATTGTGCCTCATCTAAAATCGGGTGCCGGTGTTGTGACCAGCCGTGGTGATGTTCATTATATTGTGACCGAGTATGGCTGTGCTTACCTGCACGGGAAAAGCATGCGCGAAAGGGCCATGGCATTGATTCAGATAGCTCATCCGAAGTTTAGACCGTGGCTGTTCGGAGAGGCGAAGGCTCGTAACCTGGTCTACTCTGATCAGATTGAATTGCCGTTTCAATTGCCTCAGTATCCAGACAGTTTTGAGCAATGGTTTGAGACGAGGGATGGAAAGAGATTATTTTGCCGACCACTAAAGTTAACAGATGAGAGCCTGGTGCGGGAACTGTTCTACCAGCTGTCCCAAGATAGTATCCACTACCGGTTCTTTCATCTGATCAAATCGATGCCCCATGAAAAGCTGCAAGAACTGCTCCGGGTAGATTATAACCAGAATATGGCGATGGTTGTACTTACGGATTCGGATGAGTCAGGAGAGATGGTGGGTATCGCCCACTATTATAATGATCCCCGTAGTAATATCGCCGAGGCTTCTTTTCTCGTTCGAGATGATTGGCAGGGGCAAGGCATCGGCAGGTATCTCCTGCGCGCGCTAACAGAGTTTGCTCAGTTCAATGGCATTGGAGGCTTCACGGCCAATGTCCTCACGAAAAATAAACGCATGCTTCATGTGTTTCATGACTGTGGATACTCCGTTAAGAGTAAGTTGGAAGAAGGTGTGTATGTGTTGACTATCCCGTTTGAGGGCTCTCAGAAGGAGGATTCGGACATTTCACCAGTGGAAATCTCTGACTGA
- a CDS encoding histone deacetylase, whose product MNTTDTHIYYHPLSLEHDTGPGHPERSARIQAILDRLEETGLKKDVVWQTPQAAPLETIETTHGRDYIELVEIAASGGGGPLDADTILSKKSYEAALHSSGAVVDAVDAVCEGRAANAFSVNRPPGHHARRSVAMGFCLFNNIAVGARHAMLKHGLERVFIFDWDVHHGNGTQDSFYEDASVYFCSIHQSPLYPGTGMLNERGQGVGEGYTLNLPVSSGAGGSTYETLLKEQVIPAMRSFKPQLILISAGFDAHRRDPLAAVMLEDEDFAAMAESLLSEADDLCDGKVVAVLEGGYDLEGLSGGVEQFVRALLAHS is encoded by the coding sequence ATGAATACAACAGATACTCACATTTATTATCATCCACTATCCTTAGAACACGACACCGGCCCTGGGCACCCGGAACGAAGTGCTCGGATTCAAGCGATTCTGGACAGGCTTGAGGAAACGGGGCTCAAGAAGGATGTGGTCTGGCAGACACCCCAAGCAGCACCTTTGGAAACCATAGAAACGACGCATGGTAGAGATTACATCGAATTAGTTGAAATTGCTGCCTCGGGCGGTGGTGGTCCACTGGATGCGGATACCATTTTATCCAAGAAATCCTATGAGGCAGCATTGCATTCCTCAGGTGCAGTGGTCGATGCGGTGGATGCTGTATGTGAAGGAAGGGCTGCCAATGCCTTCAGCGTGAATCGACCTCCAGGGCATCACGCACGCAGGTCTGTGGCTATGGGCTTCTGTTTGTTTAACAACATCGCGGTAGGAGCTCGTCATGCGATGCTGAAACATGGCCTGGAGCGTGTGTTTATCTTTGATTGGGATGTTCATCATGGGAATGGCACGCAGGATAGTTTTTATGAAGATGCTTCTGTGTACTTTTGTAGTATTCATCAGAGTCCGCTTTATCCCGGTACAGGGATGCTAAACGAAAGGGGTCAAGGAGTTGGTGAGGGCTATACGCTAAACTTACCTGTGTCTTCCGGTGCGGGAGGTTCCACCTACGAAACCTTGCTCAAGGAGCAGGTGATTCCAGCTATGCGATCTTTTAAACCTCAGCTTATTCTAATCTCGGCGGGATTCGATGCCCATCGAAGAGATCCATTGGCAGCTGTCATGCTAGAGGACGAGGATTTTGCAGCCATGGCTGAGTCCCTGCTCTCAGAAGCGGACGACTTGTGTGATGGGAAGGTGGTCGCCGTTCTGGAGGGTGGCTATGATCTTGAAGGGCTTTCGGGTGGGGTAGAGCAGTTCGTGCGAGCCCTGTTAGCTCACAGCTAA
- a CDS encoding prepilin-type N-terminal cleavage/methylation domain-containing protein, which produces MISPKSKDPRKRRQGFTIVELITVIAIISILLGLLISAVFGIQNKAKRAKTEALFGKLITSLTVYRKDNGAYPDIGTNSDSGDRVIDLNNGDQWQRFSEIMALSLPDGSAIEDPQSDPDLKKTNPKLKRYFDLQLSELEDLGGGERLVDAFGNPHIYIVVDANLDGRINKASLPDSAKKDLRQRIVIYTTDEEKDDYPELKSWDS; this is translated from the coding sequence ATGATTTCTCCAAAGAGCAAAGACCCCCGAAAAAGGCGCCAGGGTTTTACTATCGTTGAACTAATTACGGTTATTGCGATCATCAGTATCTTGTTGGGACTATTGATTTCCGCCGTATTTGGAATTCAGAATAAAGCCAAGCGCGCGAAGACGGAGGCCTTGTTTGGAAAGTTGATTACTTCCCTGACTGTCTATCGAAAGGACAATGGAGCCTATCCGGATATCGGTACCAATTCAGACTCGGGAGATCGTGTGATCGATCTAAACAATGGCGATCAATGGCAGCGCTTCTCTGAGATTATGGCGCTGAGCCTGCCGGACGGATCTGCCATCGAGGATCCTCAATCCGACCCCGATCTGAAAAAGACGAACCCAAAGCTGAAACGATACTTCGACCTGCAGCTTTCCGAGTTGGAAGATCTTGGGGGTGGTGAGCGACTCGTAGATGCTTTTGGAAACCCACACATTTATATTGTGGTGGATGCGAACTTGGATGGCCGAATTAACAAGGCCAGTTTGCCGGATTCTGCGAAAAAGGATTTACGCCAACGCATCGTCATCTACACGACGGATGAGGAGAAGGATGATTATCCAGAACTGAAGAGTTGGGATTCCTGA
- the rho gene encoding transcription termination factor Rho → MDKSSSNTIEVEGILNLLNNKTGQLLDPLYNGKPKPTDPFVPRELVRRFKLKKGQYIKGVASADPRFPNPKVKFIESIDGLDLDKRKRCFQFTSLTTVAPDKQLILETKEHKMTLRCIDLFCPIGKGQRGLIVAPPRTGKTTLLQDIAIGVLENHPECHVMMLLVDERPEEVTDMKRTVDEAEIFASSNDEPVENHIKIAELCIERAKNLVEVGEDVVICMDSLTRLSRAYNAAKGGGGRTMTGGLDIRALEKPRQLFSAARNTEEGGSLTIIASALIETGSKMDDLIFQEFKGTGNMEMVLDRKVAELRLWPAMNINSSGTRKEELLIDPKKLDTIHFFRRALAPLRIEDAAETMLTRLSKTTTNDAFLTLISR, encoded by the coding sequence ATGGATAAATCCTCCTCCAATACCATCGAGGTTGAGGGAATCTTGAATCTCTTAAATAATAAGACCGGCCAACTTCTGGATCCGCTATATAACGGAAAGCCAAAACCAACGGACCCATTTGTGCCCAGAGAGTTGGTACGCCGCTTCAAGCTCAAAAAAGGACAATACATCAAGGGTGTTGCCTCCGCTGATCCCCGTTTCCCCAATCCCAAGGTAAAATTCATTGAATCGATCGACGGCCTGGACCTGGACAAAAGAAAACGCTGCTTCCAGTTCACCAGCCTCACTACGGTCGCTCCAGATAAGCAGTTAATTCTGGAAACCAAGGAGCACAAAATGACGCTGCGTTGCATCGATCTATTCTGCCCGATTGGAAAAGGTCAGCGCGGATTGATTGTTGCCCCACCCCGCACCGGAAAAACGACTTTGCTTCAGGACATCGCCATCGGAGTGCTGGAAAACCACCCTGAATGTCACGTGATGATGTTACTGGTGGATGAGCGCCCCGAGGAGGTGACCGACATGAAGCGCACCGTCGATGAGGCTGAAATATTCGCCTCATCCAACGATGAACCCGTAGAAAATCACATTAAAATTGCCGAGCTTTGTATCGAAAGGGCCAAGAATCTGGTCGAAGTCGGAGAAGATGTGGTGATCTGTATGGATTCCCTGACTCGCTTGAGTCGCGCCTACAATGCAGCCAAAGGTGGCGGCGGACGCACCATGACGGGTGGCCTCGATATTCGTGCATTGGAAAAACCACGACAGCTCTTCTCGGCAGCTCGCAATACAGAAGAAGGCGGCAGCCTGACCATTATCGCCTCCGCGCTGATCGAAACGGGAAGCAAGATGGACGACCTGATTTTCCAGGAATTTAAAGGTACCGGTAACATGGAAATGGTCCTCGACCGCAAGGTGGCGGAGCTCAGACTCTGGCCCGCCATGAACATCAATTCTTCCGGTACTCGTAAGGAAGAATTGCTCATCGATCCGAAGAAGTTGGACACGATTCATTTCTTCCGGCGAGCACTCGCTCCACTAAGGATTGAAGATGCCGCTGAGACCATGCTGACACGACTCTCGAAGACCACAACCAACGACGCTTTCTTAACGCTAATAAGTCGTTGA
- a CDS encoding zinc ABC transporter substrate-binding protein, translating to MRFQRSFIYLSFLTVLLSPLMALSKPRVIVSIPPQKGFIEALVGEAVDIQVLLQPGQNPTNFALSPRQLRELSEAEAYFSVGAPMEDFILPRIESNYPDIRIIDTSAGIRKRSLEDHSHDGDHHEHAHSHVADPHVWLSPGLVKIQLRHYSRTLKELLPELGSDIDLRASQFLSEVDLVDKELANQLKGLKGTNIFVYHPAFGYFLERYGLRQETVEIRGKQPSPQQIKRLIEHAKEQQVKVIFVQPQFRRHSAQALAKAIGGTVEIIDPLAENYLDNLRHMGETIAKSYR from the coding sequence ATGCGTTTCCAAAGATCATTCATTTACCTAAGTTTTCTAACGGTTCTTTTGAGCCCTTTGATGGCCTTGTCCAAACCGAGGGTGATTGTATCGATTCCACCACAAAAAGGCTTCATTGAAGCCTTGGTAGGGGAGGCTGTGGATATCCAAGTGCTATTACAGCCAGGACAAAACCCGACAAATTTTGCCCTAAGCCCTAGACAGCTAAGAGAACTCTCAGAAGCCGAAGCTTATTTCTCTGTGGGTGCACCTATGGAGGATTTTATTCTGCCACGCATTGAATCTAATTATCCTGACATTCGAATAATCGATACGAGTGCCGGCATCCGGAAACGTAGTTTGGAAGACCACTCACATGACGGAGATCACCATGAGCATGCTCATTCACACGTCGCCGATCCTCATGTATGGCTAAGCCCTGGATTGGTAAAGATTCAGCTACGTCACTACAGTCGCACCCTCAAGGAACTGTTACCTGAGCTCGGTTCCGACATCGATCTACGAGCCTCACAATTTCTATCTGAAGTTGACCTGGTAGACAAAGAGTTAGCGAACCAACTTAAAGGACTAAAAGGCACAAACATTTTTGTTTACCATCCTGCATTCGGCTACTTCTTGGAACGTTATGGACTTCGTCAGGAAACCGTCGAAATCCGTGGAAAACAACCCAGTCCACAACAGATTAAAAGGTTGATAGAGCATGCCAAAGAACAGCAGGTAAAAGTAATTTTCGTTCAACCACAATTTCGAAGACATTCAGCACAAGCATTAGCAAAGGCCATCGGAGGGACCGTCGAAATCATTGATCCTCTCGCTGAAAATTACTTGGACAACCTCAGGCACATGGGAGAGACCATTGCCAAGAGCTACCGTTAA
- a CDS encoding type II secretion system protein GspG has protein sequence MASTSSECFRCKGFTLVELLVVLLIVGILAGLLFSISDGIFNRGDRSRAASELTAISVALEAYRAQFSDYPDVGTPRQLFDALDGKLGPKGNTLVPPYPPFLEAGNFTIGSDESAELLDPWEEPYVYKYLKGEGARPASSFLIFSAGPDGKASPDGQGPASENDDNLWPDG, from the coding sequence ATGGCTTCAACTTCTTCAGAATGCTTTCGATGCAAGGGCTTCACCTTGGTGGAATTATTGGTCGTCTTGTTGATTGTAGGTATTCTTGCCGGGCTTTTATTTTCCATTTCCGACGGCATTTTCAATCGCGGTGATCGTAGCCGTGCCGCATCCGAGCTAACTGCCATTTCTGTAGCCTTGGAAGCCTACCGTGCCCAGTTCTCAGATTATCCCGATGTTGGGACGCCTCGGCAGTTATTTGATGCCTTGGACGGCAAGCTCGGTCCCAAAGGAAATACCTTGGTGCCGCCTTATCCTCCTTTTCTGGAAGCTGGCAATTTTACTATAGGTAGCGATGAGAGTGCTGAACTACTGGATCCCTGGGAGGAACCATATGTATATAAGTATCTGAAGGGAGAGGGAGCGCGTCCTGCCAGCTCCTTCCTCATTTTCTCTGCTGGACCTGATGGTAAGGCGAGTCCGGATGGTCAAGGACCTGCCTCTGAAAATGATGACAACCTATGGCCCGATGGTTGA
- a CDS encoding hydantoinase B/oxoprolinase family protein, giving the protein MVVEEACWDFWIDTGGTFTDCLALDPDGKWHRVKVLSSSTLRTSIEDLDTRKIKTDLSEVYPDDFFVGFEVQAASGNYRSRVTGYDTSTRTLIVSHDIDAGLTRGDLLVLHFDGEAPELGARVISGTPGNKPLPPSRLRLATTRGTNALLERKVARTVLFINEGLGDLLRINTQQRPDLFDLNICRPEPLYEAVVEVPINEDTGEIITNELLPRITSLLKQGIDSAAVCLMHAYQDASQESKLSAFLKTAGFETIVSSYDCAPFIRILPRAETTLVDAALSPILNRYLDRIESQFGRDGLSVMTSAGGLVSRETFRAKDSLFSGPAGGVVGAVDVGSRAGYDKIIGFDMGGTSTDVTRYSGALAYQFETRVGDARVMAPSLKIETVAAGGGSICQFDGERLRVGPESAGASPGPACYGTGGPLTVTDVNLLLGRMDSDQFGIPVDQEDSHRRLKELGIDLGIHSEKEEHLLLSGLLEIANENMADAIRKVSTGEGYDPAEYALVAFGGAGGQHACGIAEKLNMKTILIPEDAGLLSAAGLSRAVLEAFAERQLLCSFSDWEETSNSVAAELVDQALLSLKEEDRLKASLSRLILSMRLVGQETTLDIDAKEGACSLELFEKNYQATFGYEPDLTRVEVVSVRAVVATPHSAQENESFPDTNNTLNPEKQLMSFSAGKWMETNVYNRDKLASGDLVLGPAIIQDPFSTLFIDTDWQGRIGSQGTLRLENCSSEKEILKTSREVEIELFSNRFQSLVEEMGVRLKRTAVSTNVRDRLDFSCGLLDDQGGLVVNAPHIPVHLGALGMCVRTLSKTHTWAPGEMVVTNHPGVGGSHLPDVTIVCPVFSDTDALIGFLVNRAHHAELGGVSPGSMPPAARSLAEEGVVVSPTIIMREGVLDLSPVESLLKNGPYPSRRVEENLSDLKAQVASNLKGKNDLEELLQIHGASKVTGFMNGIQSRAEASLRHKLSAMTDGEYRAKQKLDDGTPIEVNARVAGDSLTLSFSDGGGVHPGNYNATPGIVFSAVVYFLRVWLNQPMPLNEGLLRPVTIDIPNGLLNPPFPEDPAACPPVVAGNVETSQRLVDTLLLAFEVVACSQGTMNNLIFGNEKVSFYETIAGGAGAGNGFDGESGIHTHMTNTGITDPEILEYRYPVKLRQFALRNRSGGDGKYSGGEGVIRELEFTESVTLSLLTQHRKEQPYGLCGGQPGQAGEQRLLRKGEDPKSLDSAVTVDLQAGDRLRMLTPGGGGWGVS; this is encoded by the coding sequence ATGGTTGTAGAGGAAGCTTGCTGGGACTTTTGGATCGATACTGGAGGGACCTTCACCGATTGCTTGGCGCTTGATCCAGATGGTAAGTGGCATCGAGTCAAAGTTTTGAGTAGCAGCACGCTTCGGACGAGTATAGAAGATCTGGATACTCGAAAAATTAAGACAGACCTCTCCGAGGTGTATCCAGATGACTTCTTTGTAGGCTTCGAGGTTCAAGCTGCTTCTGGCAATTATAGATCCCGAGTTACCGGTTATGATACGTCGACTCGAACACTGATCGTTTCGCATGATATCGATGCTGGCCTTACCCGGGGAGATCTTTTAGTATTACACTTTGATGGTGAAGCTCCTGAACTTGGTGCTCGAGTGATAAGTGGGACGCCTGGGAATAAACCACTACCGCCATCTCGTCTTCGACTTGCAACGACTCGCGGGACCAATGCTCTACTCGAGAGGAAAGTTGCGCGAACCGTGTTGTTTATTAATGAAGGCTTAGGAGATCTATTGCGAATTAATACTCAGCAACGTCCGGATCTATTTGATCTCAACATTTGTCGACCAGAGCCTCTCTATGAAGCGGTCGTTGAGGTTCCTATCAATGAAGACACCGGCGAAATTATTACGAATGAACTTTTACCAAGGATAACGTCATTGTTGAAACAAGGGATCGATTCGGCGGCGGTTTGTCTCATGCATGCGTATCAGGATGCCTCACAGGAATCAAAGCTCAGCGCATTTTTGAAAACTGCCGGTTTTGAGACGATTGTGAGTTCCTATGATTGCGCTCCATTTATCAGGATTCTGCCTCGTGCGGAAACCACCTTGGTGGATGCAGCTCTGTCACCCATCTTAAACCGGTATCTTGATCGGATTGAAAGCCAGTTCGGTAGGGATGGTTTATCGGTGATGACGAGTGCAGGGGGATTGGTGTCGAGAGAGACTTTTCGAGCCAAAGACAGTTTGTTTAGTGGGCCGGCCGGCGGAGTTGTGGGTGCTGTCGACGTAGGCTCCCGTGCTGGCTACGATAAAATTATTGGCTTTGATATGGGAGGTACAAGTACGGATGTGACACGTTACAGCGGAGCCTTGGCCTATCAGTTTGAAACACGGGTCGGTGATGCACGGGTAATGGCTCCCAGTCTGAAAATTGAGACGGTAGCTGCTGGAGGTGGATCCATTTGTCAATTTGATGGGGAACGTCTTCGGGTAGGTCCCGAAAGTGCGGGCGCTTCACCAGGTCCTGCCTGTTACGGCACCGGTGGGCCACTCACCGTTACAGATGTGAACCTGCTGCTTGGCCGCATGGATTCCGATCAGTTTGGAATTCCAGTTGATCAAGAAGACAGTCACCGGCGCTTGAAAGAGCTCGGGATTGATTTGGGGATTCATTCAGAGAAGGAAGAGCATTTGTTACTTTCTGGCTTATTAGAAATCGCGAATGAAAACATGGCAGATGCGATTCGTAAGGTTTCGACTGGGGAGGGGTATGATCCGGCAGAGTATGCGTTAGTTGCCTTTGGCGGTGCGGGTGGGCAACATGCCTGTGGCATCGCTGAAAAACTCAATATGAAAACAATCCTCATTCCAGAAGACGCAGGATTGTTAAGTGCGGCAGGACTGTCTCGTGCAGTTTTGGAGGCTTTTGCTGAGCGCCAATTGCTCTGTTCTTTTTCTGACTGGGAAGAGACCTCAAACTCTGTGGCTGCCGAGCTGGTTGATCAGGCGCTTTTAAGCTTGAAAGAAGAAGATCGCTTAAAGGCATCTCTTAGCCGTCTCATATTGAGTATGCGCTTAGTAGGGCAGGAAACTACCCTTGATATTGATGCAAAGGAAGGAGCCTGCTCCTTGGAGCTTTTTGAGAAAAACTATCAGGCTACTTTTGGCTATGAGCCTGATCTCACAAGAGTGGAAGTGGTAAGTGTTCGGGCGGTTGTAGCCACGCCGCATTCGGCTCAGGAGAATGAATCCTTTCCTGACACAAATAATACTCTGAATCCTGAGAAGCAGTTGATGTCATTCAGCGCCGGGAAATGGATGGAGACGAATGTATACAATCGAGACAAATTAGCTTCTGGGGATCTTGTGTTGGGTCCTGCAATCATACAGGACCCTTTCAGTACCCTATTTATTGATACGGACTGGCAGGGGAGGATTGGGAGTCAAGGGACGTTGCGCTTGGAGAACTGTAGCTCAGAAAAAGAGATCTTAAAAACATCGCGTGAAGTGGAGATCGAGTTATTCAGCAATCGATTTCAATCGCTGGTAGAAGAAATGGGTGTGCGATTGAAACGTACGGCCGTTTCGACCAATGTGAGGGATCGGCTCGATTTTTCATGTGGTTTGTTGGATGATCAAGGTGGTCTGGTGGTGAATGCCCCTCATATTCCGGTTCATCTGGGCGCGCTGGGAATGTGTGTTCGCACGTTGAGTAAAACGCATACTTGGGCGCCTGGTGAAATGGTAGTTACTAATCACCCGGGCGTTGGTGGGTCGCACCTTCCTGATGTGACTATCGTCTGTCCTGTGTTTTCGGATACAGATGCATTGATTGGCTTTCTTGTGAATCGCGCCCACCATGCTGAATTGGGGGGTGTTTCTCCTGGGTCCATGCCGCCTGCTGCTCGATCACTTGCTGAGGAAGGAGTAGTGGTTTCGCCAACCATCATAATGCGGGAAGGCGTTCTAGATTTAAGTCCTGTGGAGTCCCTCTTGAAAAACGGGCCCTATCCTTCGAGACGGGTCGAAGAAAATCTATCGGACTTGAAAGCGCAAGTGGCGTCCAACTTGAAGGGTAAAAATGATCTGGAGGAGTTGTTGCAAATACACGGAGCCTCCAAAGTTACCGGTTTCATGAATGGGATTCAATCCCGAGCAGAAGCGAGCCTTCGTCATAAACTGTCTGCAATGACGGATGGTGAATACAGAGCCAAACAGAAGTTAGACGACGGCACACCGATCGAAGTAAATGCCAGGGTTGCTGGGGACTCATTGACTTTGAGCTTTTCTGATGGGGGAGGTGTGCATCCAGGAAACTACAATGCCACACCTGGTATTGTATTTAGTGCGGTGGTCTACTTTCTTAGAGTCTGGCTGAATCAACCCATGCCCTTGAATGAAGGACTCTTGCGACCTGTGACGATAGATATCCCTAACGGATTATTGAATCCTCCATTTCCCGAAGATCCTGCAGCATGTCCTCCGGTAGTGGCTGGCAATGTGGAGACCAGTCAGCGATTGGTGGATACATTGTTGTTGGCATTCGAGGTGGTGGCCTGCAGCCAGGGAACTATGAACAACCTCATCTTTGGTAATGAGAAGGTGAGTTTCTACGAAACCATCGCAGGAGGTGCGGGTGCCGGTAACGGATTTGACGGTGAGAGTGGTATTCACACGCATATGACCAATACCGGCATTACTGATCCTGAGATTCTCGAATATCGTTACCCGGTAAAGCTCAGACAATTTGCTCTCCGCAACCGGTCCGGTGGAGATGGGAAATACTCCGGTGGTGAAGGAGTTATTCGGGAATTGGAGTTTACCGAATCGGTCACCTTGTCTCTCCTCACGCAGCACCGGAAAGAACAACCCTATGGCTTGTGTGGCGGCCAGCCTGGTCAGGCGGGTGAGCAACGGCTTCTTCGAAAAGGTGAAGATCCGAAATCGCTCGACTCCGCAGTTACGGTCGATCTTCAAGCCGGTGATCGACTTCGTATGCTTACCCCGGGCGGTGGTGGTTGGGGAGTTTCCTGA